Genomic window (Hyalangium gracile):
ACCACGGCGCGGCGCTTCTGCTCCTCGACGCTGGTCAGGTACTTCACCAGGTCCACCGCGAGCTCCTTGTTCTTGGAGTACTTCGGCACGCCGAGCTGCCAGCCGCCGAGCGTGCCCGTGGACTTGCCGTCCGGGCCTCCCTTGGGCAGCGCGATGACGCCCACCTTGCCCTTGACCATGCTGTCCTTGGAGTTCGCCAGCGCCCAGGCGTACGGCCAGTTGCGCATGAACACCGCGCTGCCGGACTGGAAGGCACCGCGCGCGCCCTCCTCCTCGTAGCTCAGCACGCCGCGGGGCACCACGGTGCCGACCAGCGAGGCGAAGAAGTCCACGGCCTCCACCGCCTTCGGGTTGTTGAGCGTCACCTTGCCCTGGGGATCCACGATCGTCCCGCCGCCGAAGGAGTCCAGCCACTCCACCGCGGTGCACGTCAGGCCCTCGTAGGACTTGCCCTGGAAGACCAGGCCCACGAGCTTGTCGTTGCCCGCCTTCTTCTCGGCCTCCAGCACCACCTTGGCGGACTGGGCCAGCTCCTGCCACGTGGTGGGCGGCTTCTGCCCGTGCTTCTCCAGCAGATCCTTGCGGTAGTAGAGCACCCCGGCGTCCGTGAACCAGGGCATGGCCACCAGCTTGCCCTTCACCATGTTGTTCTGGACGATGGAGGGGAAGTGCTGCTTGAGCACGTCCTCGGAGATGTACGGCTTCAGATCCAGGAAGTGGTTGGCCAGGATGCCCGGCCAGACGATGTCGATGCGCGCCACGTCCAGGTCCGTGGAGCCCGCGGCCATCAGCTGCTGGAGCTGCGCCAGCTCCTGGGAGGTGTCCGTGGGCGCGCTCATGATCTCCACGGTGTGCCCGGTCTTCTTCGCCCAGGCCTGAGCGCCTTGCGTACAGAGGTCCTTCTCCATGCCCACGCTGCCACAGGCGATGACCAGCTTCTCCGCCTGGGACAGAGTGGGGGTGATCAGCGCCATCGCCGCCGCGAGGCCCGCCAGTACCTTCTTCATGTGTGTGCCCCTCTTCTGCAAAGCGCTCCGGGTTTGGAGCGCATCCCTATGAAAGGATCTCCAGCCGCTGCCAGCCGCCCTCCACCTCCACGGTGAGCCGTCCCTCCTCGAAGCGGTGCTGCCGCGCGCCCCGCACCTCTCGTGGCGCGGACACGCCGTACACGCACAGCGTCTCGCGCTCGCGCGCCTGCGGCAGCTTGCCTTCCGTGGTGCGCTCGAGGACGAGGCGCCCGGTCTCTCCTGTCCCCGTCAGCCGAGTCACTCGCGACGGGCCATAGCCCTCGCCCTCGTCCTCGTAGAGGCTCGCCTCCACCCGTGGCGCCGCGTGGATGTGCCAGGTGAGCTGCTTCCAGTTGGCCGTGGTGGTGTGCAGCGCGGGCTCGGTGAGGGCCAGCGCGCCCCCGGCCCGCAGCCACATCGGCACCGTGTCCAGCGGCGCCGCGGCCAGGGTGTGCTGCTGCCCGTCGAGGAGCTCCCCCGAGGGCGCGAGGTTGAAGAAGGGCAGCCAGCGGCCCTCGGGCAGGTACACGTGCCGCCGCGTCCGGTTCTGGCGCATCACGGGTGCGACGAGCAGATCGCGCCCCAGGTAGAAGGCGTCATCCATGCGCAGCGCCTCCGCGTCCCCTGGCGCGTACATGATGAGGGGGCGCATCGCCGGCAGCCCCTCCCGCGAGGCCTCGTGCATCAGTGAGTACAGCGTGGGCAGCAGCCGGTAGCGCCGCTCCAGCCACTGCCGGGTGATGGAGAGGTAGGGCTCGCCGAAGCGCCAGGGCTCCTGCGGAGGCGTGCCCTTGGCGGAGTGGTTGCGCAGCAGCGGGTAGAAGGTGCCCAGCTGCGTCCAGCGCACGAGCATCTCCCCGCTGGCGCGTCCCAGGAAGCCGGGCACGTCCGCGCCCGTGAAGGCGACGCCGGACAGGCCCAGCCCCAGCATCATCGAGATGGACAGCTCCAGGTGCGCCCAGTAGCTGGAGTTGTCTCCCGTCCACACCGCGGCGTAGCGCTGGATTCCGGCCGAGCCGGCGCGCGTCAGCACGAAGGGGCGTTTCTCCGGAGCCAGCTCGCGCAGCCCCTCGTACGCCGCTCGCGCCATGCCGAGCGCGTACACGTTGTGCACCTCCAGGTGGCGCTTGTCGCCATGCCGGGCGTCGTGCGGCAGCGTGGGGCCTTCAACCTTCCCCAGGTCCACCGCGGGCGCGGTGGGGATGGAGAAGGTCTCCTGCGCGTTGATGAGCTTGAAGCAGGCCGGCTCGTTCATGTCGTTCCAGAAGCCGGCGACGCCTGCCTGGAGGAACTCCCGGTGCTGCCGGCCCCACCACTGGCGCACCTCCTGGCGCGTGAAGTCCGGGAAGGTGGCGGGCTTGGGCCACACCTCGCCCAGCAGCACGCTGCCCCGGTCGTTGCGCACCAGGTAGTCGCCGGCGAGCGCCTCGTCATAGACGCGGTAGCCCGGCTCGGCCTTCACTCCGGGGTCGATGATGGTGACCAGCCGCACGCCGTGCTCGGCGGCCTCGCGTGCCAGCCCCGCCGGGTCCGGGTAGCGCGTCCGGTCCCACGTCCAGACCTTGTAGCCCTCCATGTAGTCGATATCGAGGTACACACAGTCCAGCGGGAGCTGCCGGGCGCGGTAGCCGTGGATGACGGAGCGGATCTCTCGTGCGTTCTCGTAGCCCCAGCGGGACTGCTGCGCGCCCAGGCTCCACAGGGGCGGCAGGGGAGGGCGGCCGGTGAGCGCGGTGTAGCGGCGCACCACGTCCGCGGGCAGGGGCCCCGCGACGAGGTAGGTGTCCAGCTCGGGGCCAGCGGACTCCCACCGCACGAGCGAGGCGTCGTCCACCGCCACGTCCGCCTCCAGCCTCCAGGACTCGTCCAGGAAGAAGCCCCAGGCGATGCCCTGGCGCAGCCCGAGGCTGAAGGGGATGGACTGGTAGAGCGGATCGGTGTCCGGGTGGTGCGGCAGCACGTCCGTGTTCCAGAAGCGGAAGTGCATGCCCCGCTTGTCCAGCGCGCCGACCTTCTCGCCGAAGCCCAGCCAGGCCTCGTCGGGCGGGGAGTACAGCGAGAGCTTCGAGCGGAAGCGCGTCACCGGGTAGTCCGGGTAGGTCTCTCCCGAGAAGCCTTCGCACCGGGTGAGCTCTCGACCCTCCGCGTCACGCAGGCGCCACGTGCCCTGGGCGGGCAGCACCTCCACGGACAGCTCGGGCGTCCCCACCACCGCCGCCTGGCCAGGGGCCTCCTGCCGGAACGAGAGCGGCCGGTCCGTGTGCTCCACGACGGCCCAGGACTGCTTGGGCGGCAGCTCGCCCGGCATGAGCGCGGAGTGGGTCAGGCAGGGCAGGTGACGAAGCCGCAGGACGCCCGGCAGGGGGCTGCGAACCTCCAAGGCGGCGCGGGAGCCCCAGAAGATGACACGGGTGGGTTCAACGGTGATGTCGTCGAAGTGCATAGGCCCTGGCGTGGAGATGAAAGGAGGCGGCCCGTGCGCGTGGGCCGCCTCGCGAGGGAATCGGCGGGGACCACTATCGCACGCGCGAATCCCCCCGCGTGAGAGCTCGCGCCCTTCAGGCCTGTGCCAGGAGCTTCTCGGGCCCCGACATGGGGAGCGTGAGGGTGGCGGTGGCGCCCTGGTCCAACCCGGGGCTCTCCAGCGTGAGCTGTCCGCCCATCAGCTGCGCCGCCAGCGCGCTGGAGTGCAGGCCCAGCCCGTGGCCGTGCTTGCGCGTGGTGAACCCGTGGTTGAAGAGCCGGCTGCGCGTCTCGGGCGTCATACCCTGGCCGTTGTCGTGGACCTGGATGTAGACCCACTCCTCGTCCTTCCGCAGGCGCAGCTTCAGCAGGCGCTCCCGCGGCGCGGACGACTCCAGGGCCTGCCGCGCGTTGCTCAGCAGGTTGAGGAGGATCTGCAGCAGCCGGTGCCGGTCCACCTTCAGCCGGGGCAGCGGCTCCAGCTCCTTCACCACCCGCACCCCCGTCTGCTGCAGGGGGCCCAGCTGCAGCCGCAGCGCCTCTTCCACCACGTCGGCCAGGCTGCACTCCTCCAGCAGCAGCGTGGACCGGGCGTGGGTCTGCTGCAGGCGGACGATGTCCCGCACCCGCTCGACGTTGCGCGACATCTCCTGGATGCTCTCCTGGAAGGACGCCCGCTCCTGCTTCAGCTTGCTCGCGAGCCTCGAGAGGTAGGGCACCACCTGGGCGCCACGAGGATCCTGGGTGAGGAAGTCCGCCAGGTGCGCGTGGTGCTCCTCCAGCAGGGCGGCCAGCTGCGCGACGCGGTCCACGCGGGAGTCCGCCACCTCGCTGCCCAGCTGCTCGGTGGCCACCACGAGGCTCGTCAGCGTGTTGCCCACCTCGTGCAGCATGTTGGAGGCCACCTCGGCCATGCCCGCCAGGCGCGCCGTCTCCACCAGCTGCGCCTGGGCCTGCTTCAGCTCGCGCGTGCGCTCCTCCACGCGCTCCTCCAGCGCCTCGTTGGCCCGGCGCAGCGCCGCCTCGGCCTGCTGCACCTCCGCGTAGAGCCGCGCGTTCTCCAGCGAGATGACGGCGTGCGAGGCCAGGTGCTGCAGCAGGGCGATGCGGCCAGGGCTGAAGGCGCCCGTGGTGAGCGAGTTCTCCAGGTAAAGCAGCCCGTGCACCGTCTGCTTGTTCCGCAACGGCAGGCACAGCAGGGAGCGCGCCCTGCTCTGGGCGAAGAAGCGATCGGAGGAGAACGGGTGGGACCT
Coding sequences:
- a CDS encoding ABC transporter substrate-binding protein encodes the protein MKKVLAGLAAAMALITPTLSQAEKLVIACGSVGMEKDLCTQGAQAWAKKTGHTVEIMSAPTDTSQELAQLQQLMAAGSTDLDVARIDIVWPGILANHFLDLKPYISEDVLKQHFPSIVQNNMVKGKLVAMPWFTDAGVLYYRKDLLEKHGQKPPTTWQELAQSAKVVLEAEKKAGNDKLVGLVFQGKSYEGLTCTAVEWLDSFGGGTIVDPQGKVTLNNPKAVEAVDFFASLVGTVVPRGVLSYEEEGARGAFQSGSAVFMRNWPYAWALANSKDSMVKGKVGVIALPKGGPDGKSTGTLGGWQLGVPKYSKNKELAVDLVKYLTSVEEQKRRAVVGSFNPTITSLYQDKELLAANPFFGSLYDTFINAVPRPTITGAKYNQVSTEFRNAVYATLSGNGKAADNLAKADAKLKALSKGGKW
- a CDS encoding glycoside hydrolase family 31 protein, with translation MHFDDITVEPTRVIFWGSRAALEVRSPLPGVLRLRHLPCLTHSALMPGELPPKQSWAVVEHTDRPLSFRQEAPGQAAVVGTPELSVEVLPAQGTWRLRDAEGRELTRCEGFSGETYPDYPVTRFRSKLSLYSPPDEAWLGFGEKVGALDKRGMHFRFWNTDVLPHHPDTDPLYQSIPFSLGLRQGIAWGFFLDESWRLEADVAVDDASLVRWESAGPELDTYLVAGPLPADVVRRYTALTGRPPLPPLWSLGAQQSRWGYENAREIRSVIHGYRARQLPLDCVYLDIDYMEGYKVWTWDRTRYPDPAGLAREAAEHGVRLVTIIDPGVKAEPGYRVYDEALAGDYLVRNDRGSVLLGEVWPKPATFPDFTRQEVRQWWGRQHREFLQAGVAGFWNDMNEPACFKLINAQETFSIPTAPAVDLGKVEGPTLPHDARHGDKRHLEVHNVYALGMARAAYEGLRELAPEKRPFVLTRAGSAGIQRYAAVWTGDNSSYWAHLELSISMMLGLGLSGVAFTGADVPGFLGRASGEMLVRWTQLGTFYPLLRNHSAKGTPPQEPWRFGEPYLSITRQWLERRYRLLPTLYSLMHEASREGLPAMRPLIMYAPGDAEALRMDDAFYLGRDLLVAPVMRQNRTRRHVYLPEGRWLPFFNLAPSGELLDGQQHTLAAAPLDTVPMWLRAGGALALTEPALHTTTANWKQLTWHIHAAPRVEASLYEDEGEGYGPSRVTRLTGTGETGRLVLERTTEGKLPQARERETLCVYGVSAPREVRGARQHRFEEGRLTVEVEGGWQRLEILS